The candidate division WOR-3 bacterium genome includes the window GAGATGACGTTCGACATTGCCGCCGGAGAGCGCAGGAGAAGGGTTTTTGTGAAATTTTTGCCGGTTGAGTTCAAAGAAAACTCACGTGGCGCGATATGCTCTGTTTTCGATTTAGGGGCTGTTCAAGAATCGTTCTCTAATGGGGCAGAAGACACCAGAAAAGACTTGCAGAATGTCATCGAAAGAAGAGCATCAAATCTCTCAAAGACGAATAAGATGCTCATTGATGAACTCAAGAGGAAACAGGTTGTAGAAGAGGAGCTGAGATATTTTGCCTCAACCGATTCTTTGACTGGAATTTACAACCGTCGAGCCGGATTGCTCTTTCTCGATCACCGAATAAGGGAATCTATGGACAACAACACTCCTTTTCAAATTTGTTTTGTAGACGTAAACAACCTAAAAGAGATAAACGACAGTTATGGACACAACGAAGGCGACTACCTTCTGGTGAAATTGACTGAAATCCTGAACCAGTCCATAAGAGAGTCGGATGTAATTTTCAGGCTCGGAGGGGATGAATTCATCATTATATTCCATGCCCTCGCCCTTGAAAACACAAAAAATATCTGGAAAAGAGTCGATAAGAATCTCGGAAAATACAATGAGTCGTCACAAAAAAAATATGAAATTTCAGTGAGTTACGGTTTCGCGACTTTCGACCCTTCAAAACCTAAGACAATCGAAGAACTTATTTCCTTCGCCGATTTTGAAATGTACAGGGAAAAAGAAAAGTTTCATAAAAGGCAGGAGAGTTGATATAAAGGGGCGTAAACGCGCCCCTTTATTTTCTTTTGGCAGGAATTATGAAAGCGGACGAAAAATAGTCTCCTTCTGTAGTGTGAAGAGCAGAAAAGTTTATAGCGTCAAAGGCGAAGTTGATCCTGTCCGGTATTGTGTCGGGAAGAATGACGAGTCTTGAAAACTGTCCGAACACCGGGTCGGCAGGGATCAAAAATCTCGCGTGTGTGTCTTTCCACCCGAAATGGAAATAGCAGTCGGCGGTGTCTCCCGACACATAATACGTCATGGTGATCGAATCTCCTGCTCTGAAAGAAGGTATTTCTGAAAAACTGTCGTCAACAGACCAGACACTTCTGAGTTTGTTGTAGCCGAAATGATAGGTGGTGTCCGTGGTCTGAATCGAAACGCTGTCGACCGAAAGAAGAGATCCGGGCGATTTTACGAGAGCGGGGGATATTCCCCTGAGTCTCCATCCCCTGTAGGTTTCGTTGGACTGGCCTATTCTGACGAAAACTGCGTTTCTCGTGAAGTCGTCGGAGAAATTCTTTTGAATCGAATCGATTTCGAGGTTTTTGAGATAATAAATATAGAGAGTTCCGGAGAGGTTGAACGTTATTGTGACGTAAGCTGTGTCGCCGACAAGTTGGATGGAAAAATCTTTCGCCACTCCGGCTGACGGGGATCTAAACCAATGTATCAAGTTGATCGGGCTGAAAATTTTGCCTTTAGAACCCGTTGTGTCTTCTATTCCGTAGTATGAAGCGTCGGCTAAAAGAGTAGAGTATTCATCGTTTATGAGGTTTGTTATAGCCGTCCTGTCGAGAGTGGCGGGATCCTGCGGACCTGTCGAGCTTTCTTTTGTGCAAGATGAAACCAACAGCAAAACCAACAGAGTCAAACTGGGAATCTTTTTCATTTTCGCCTCCTTTTAAGCTTTTAGACTTCTTGACGCCGCGAGAAGTTTAAAAGTATTTCACGCGACCGAAATCTCTTCGCACAAATAGACGTCTTGAATCGCGTTGAGAAGGTCAATACCTTCTATAAGAGGTTTTTGAAAGGCTTTTCTGCCTGATATAAGCCCCATGCCTCCGGCCCTTTTGTTTATAACCGCTGTTTTGACAGCTTGAGAAAGGTCGTTGTCGCCTGAAGGTCCTCCGGAATTTATCAGCCCTATCCTTCCCATATAACAGTTGGCTACCTGGTACCTCGTCAGATCTATCGGGTGGATTTTGGCGAGGGTCTCGTATACTCTGGGGTCTGTTTTGCCGAATTTAAGGTCTTTGAAACCGCCGTTGTTCTCGGGTTGTTTCTGCTTTACGATGTCGGCTTCAATTGTCACAGCCAAATGGTTCGCCTGTCCGGTCAGATCCGCCGAGACGTGGTAGTCCTGGGTCTGGGTCTTGAAAGCCTCGTTACGCAAATACGCCCACAAGACAGTGACGAGTCCAAGCTCATGAGCCCTTTGGAACAATTCGGAAATTTCCAAAATTTGCCTTCGGGATTCCTGAGAACCAAAATAGATCGTAGCCCCGACGGCGACTGCTCCCATGTCAAATGCCTGCTCTACCGATCCGAAAAGAGTCTGGTCGTAGCTGTTCGGGTAAGTGAGCAGTTCGTTGTGGTTTAATTTCACAATGAACGGAATCTTGTGGGAGTATTTTCTGGCAACCGAACCGAGAGAGCCGAGGGTTGAAACGACCGCGTTGCACCCTCCTTCGATTGCGAGCCTGACGATGTTTTCCGGGTCGAAGTATGAAGGGTTGGGGGCAAAGGAAGAACCCGCTGAGTGCTCGACGCCCTGGTCCACAGGAAGAATGGAAAGGTAGCCGGTCTTGGTTAGCCTTCCAGTATTCATGATCTGCTGCAGGTTTCTCATCACCGCGGGGGACCTGTCGTTTTGTGAAAAAACTCTGTCTATGAAATCGCCTGACGGAAGGTGGAGGTTTTCTTTGAGAATGCCGGTGCATTTGTAATTCAGGAGGTTTTCTGCTTCGTTTCCGAGATGTTTGATGATCTTTTCTATCATTATGCCCCCTTTGAATTTATATAAGTGAAATTTTATCACTCTTTCTGGTAGAATTTCAATAAAGAGAAAAAGGAGAGAAAATTGTGCGGAAGGTTTGCCATAAAGAGTACGCTTGAAGAGCTAAAAAAGGATTTCAAAGCCAAAACTTCAAAAGACTTCAACTCGAATTCCGTCAAAATTCCATCTTTCAATATTTCACCGGGGAACAACATTGTCATTCTCCTTGAGCCTTCCGAAATCAAAGTTGTGAAGTGGGGGCTTGTTCCTTATTGGTCAAAAGAAGAAAATTCAATGTATGGTATGATAAACGCGAGGTCTGAATCTTTGTCGGAAAAAAAATCATTTTCAAGGCCTTTTAGGGAGAAAAGGTGTGCTGTTCTGGCTGACGGTTATTTTGAATGGAAAAATGATGGCAGAACTAAAACTCCCTATTATTTTAAACTGAAAACAGGAGAGACGATGGCGTTTGCCGGGATTTACGATGTTTGGTCCAAAAATCCTGACTTCAAACTGCTTTCCGCGGCTATTATAACCGTGGAGGCACAAGGAGACTTAAGGTCGATACACGAAAGAGCTCCCGCCATAATCAGAAGAGAGAATCTGGATATGTGGCTGGACAACTGTTTTTTTGACATAGAAAAACTGCAGGGCTTGCTGAAAAAAGCCGAGTTCAAAGACATCGAGTTTTACGAAGTCACAAAAAAAGTGAACTGGACGAAATACGATTTCCCGGATTGCGTCGAACCCTTGTAAAGATTACCTTTTATAAACGGGTATTTTTGCCCGAAATTTCAGAAAATTATTTTTTTGCCGCCCCCTTCAAGTATTACTGATTTTGCGATTTTCTTAAAGGGAGAGTTATACCCGTCAATCCTTTTTGTTGATATTTTCGAATTCGCCGTTTTCAGCTTTTTTTACCAATTTTTCGTATATGTTATGAGTTTTTTCGTCCTTTTCTCTTCTCTTTGAGGTATCGTAATTTTTAAGTTTATTTGATAGAAGAAAATACAGAAACAGCGCCCCCATGACTAAAAGTAGTATTGTCATTACACTCGTACAGCTTATAAAAGCAGGCAGAATTTACCTCCTCCCGACAATTCTCCAGGCCAGGGGCAGAATAAACGCCGAAAGAACCGTTTTGAGCAAGTCCGGCAAAATAAAAGGAGCCGCGCCGAGAGCGAAAACTTTATTATAACCCGTGAAGACGCCGAGCCACATCATGCCGAAAAAATAGACTATAAAATTACCGGACATCAACAGGAAAAAGAATTTGAAGATGTTTCTGTCGAATTTTTTTTCTGAAAAATAACCGACTGCGTAAGCGGCGAAGATAAAACCAAGCAAATAGCCGCCGGTCGGACCCATAATGTGAGCGAACCCCGACAAACCGCCGGCGAAAACAGGCAAACCCGTCAAACCTTCGAAGATATAAAGAGCGATACAGAACGCTCCTCTTTTGGATCCCAGAGCCGCACCGAGAAGAAGAACCGCCATGGTCTGAAACGTGAATGGAACAGGGCTGATTGGAGTCCGGACGTTTATCTGAGCGCTTACGGCAAGAATAAGCGTCCCGGTGATAAGCAGAGATATTTCAAAAAAAGCTTTTGGGTATTTGATTTTTTCCCCGATGACTCCCGCGAACGTCATTTTCTCCTCCAATTTTGCAAAATAAAAAAAAACAGAGAACTCAATCCATTGAATTTATTTTCAACGCAGGAGTTCTCTTTAGTCAAGTGTGTTTTGTCGAGAGCGCATTAAATGAACTCTCGCGTATTTGAAATTTTCTTAGTTTCTTCCGTAGCCTTTCCTGTAGTTGTTTCTCGGCTTGTCGTTTCTTTTTGGTCTGGCTTCGCTGACTTTTATGTTTCTGCTTTTAAATTCTTTGCCGTCAAGAGAATCTTTTGCTTTTGAAGCGGAATTGGAGTCTGACATCTCCACAAAACCGAAACCTTTACCTTCGATGATGTTGATTTCTTTAACTTCTCCAAATTCCTGAAAAAGTGATTGAAGCTCTTCTTTGGTGACCGAGTATGCCAAATTTCCGACATACAACCTTGAATCTTGCATCCAAACCTCCGAATTAGATAGACGAAAATGTCTAAATATGTTTTGAGGGAGTTAATATTAAATCATACCTAAAACAAATTTAAACTTGTTGACGTTGTCAGTTTCTATCACTTTTAGAAAGTTTTGTCCACTTGTTATTCTCTGAGTTTCATGGACAACCTGAATTTTCCCATGAGGAATAATTTGACCTAGTTGGTATCAGCTATTATCTTTTTTTTATGATGGAAACAAATTTTTAAAGACGGGAAAAATAGGTGAAAAAAGTATTCGTAGGCATTAAATTGTTCAACAGAAAATTGACGGGCAGAAAATGGGAGTCGAGAACGTCAAAATATGTCGGTATGAACATAATGGCTGCTTTTACAGGAATTCTCTGCGGAGTTACGGCTGTCTGCTTCCGGTTTTTGATTCAGTTTTTCCAGTTTATTTTTCTCGACAAAGGCGTAAATTCATTTAAGCTTTTCTACCCCTACCATATAATATTGATACCCGGTGTCGGAGCTCTTTTGTCAGGCCTGATAGTCTATATATTTGCCAAAGAAGCCAAAGGTCATGGAATACCTCAAGTCATGGAAGCTTTTGAAGTCCTTGGCGGCAGAATAAGGAAGAGAATAGTCGCCGTCAAAGCCATCTCTTCCGCCGTGGCAATAGGTTCCGGAGGTTCCGCGGGGAGAGAAGGCCCGATAGTCCAAATGGGGGCCGGGATAGGATCAGCTTTTAGTCAGCTTTTAAAGCTGAACGTCTACCAGACGAGAATACTTTTAGCCTGCGGAGTCTCAGGAGCCATATCGGCGACATTCGACACTCCGGTAGGCGGAGTTTTATTCGCGATAGAACTGATAATACGGGAATTCAAGACGGTTTCATTTGTTCCGATTGTCATAGCTTCCGTTTTCGCAGGTCTCACTTCAAAAATATTTCTCTCTTTAATAGGCCGGAAACCGGAGCTCATTTTCGCCCTGCCGCCTTACGATATTGTCAGCAGTTGGGAATTCGCGTTTTACATAATCCTCGGCGTCATCAGCGGGGGTGTTTCTTATCTTTACGTCAAATCTATTTATTTCTCGGAGGGTTTGTTTGAAAAGATGAAATTTTCCGAATGGGCAAAACCCGCCATTGGAGGCCTTTTAACTGGATTGACAGGCGTAATGCTGATAATGAGAACCGGGCATCCGCTTGTTTTCGGCAACGGTTACGACGCCATAGGCCTCTTGATGAGCGCTGAGCTTTCCTTTTCTGTCATCGCCCTGATGATATTTCTCAAGATTGCGGCGACTTCTTTTACAATTGGTTCTGGCGGATCCGGAGGCGTTTTTGCCCCTTCTCTTGTAATCGGAGCGATGACCGGCGGAGCTTTCGGAATGATTGTGAGCGGATTTTTCCCTTCTCTGACTGCCGGGTTTCAGGCATACGCGATCGTCGGCATGGCGGCAGTTTTCGCGGGTATGAGCAGGGCGACTCTTACAGCGATAATAATGGTTTTCGAGATGACCGGAAACTACAATATTATTATGCCTCTCATGCTTTCATGCGTGATAAGCGATATTCTGGCTGTCGTCACTCTGAAAGGGAGTATCTACACCATAAAGTTGAAAAGGAGAGGTATTAATATTGAACATGACATGGAAATAAACGTGCTGGACACGGTAAAAGCCGGAGAAATTATTGAAAGACAATCTGCTGTATTTTCCGAAAATGACACCATGGAATATGCCGTTTCTCTTGTGGCTAACACAAGCCAGAGAATTTTTCCTATCCTGAGGGAGAATGTCGTGAAAGGCGTGGTTTCAGAACATGAAATCTTGTCTTGTAAGGACAGACGCCAAAAGTATGTGAAAGATATAATGCGAAGCGACTTTGTCCAAGT containing:
- a CDS encoding chloride channel protein; the protein is MKKVFVGIKLFNRKLTGRKWESRTSKYVGMNIMAAFTGILCGVTAVCFRFLIQFFQFIFLDKGVNSFKLFYPYHIILIPGVGALLSGLIVYIFAKEAKGHGIPQVMEAFEVLGGRIRKRIVAVKAISSAVAIGSGGSAGREGPIVQMGAGIGSAFSQLLKLNVYQTRILLACGVSGAISATFDTPVGGVLFAIELIIREFKTVSFVPIVIASVFAGLTSKIFLSLIGRKPELIFALPPYDIVSSWEFAFYIILGVISGGVSYLYVKSIYFSEGLFEKMKFSEWAKPAIGGLLTGLTGVMLIMRTGHPLVFGNGYDAIGLLMSAELSFSVIALMIFLKIAATSFTIGSGGSGGVFAPSLVIGAMTGGAFGMIVSGFFPSLTAGFQAYAIVGMAAVFAGMSRATLTAIIMVFEMTGNYNIIMPLMLSCVISDILAVVTLKGSIYTIKLKRRGINIEHDMEINVLDTVKAGEIIERQSAVFSENDTMEYAVSLVANTSQRIFPILRENVVKGVVSEHEILSCKDRRQKYVKDIMRSDFVQVFSDQTLEEILTKYSSEDTSAYVVVEEEKKLFLGLITPEEILQIYGEKKRALLKKI
- a CDS encoding class I fructose-bisphosphate aldolase produces the protein MIEKIIKHLGNEAENLLNYKCTGILKENLHLPSGDFIDRVFSQNDRSPAVMRNLQQIMNTGRLTKTGYLSILPVDQGVEHSAGSSFAPNPSYFDPENIVRLAIEGGCNAVVSTLGSLGSVARKYSHKIPFIVKLNHNELLTYPNSYDQTLFGSVEQAFDMGAVAVGATIYFGSQESRRQILEISELFQRAHELGLVTVLWAYLRNEAFKTQTQDYHVSADLTGQANHLAVTIEADIVKQKQPENNGGFKDLKFGKTDPRVYETLAKIHPIDLTRYQVANCYMGRIGLINSGGPSGDNDLSQAVKTAVINKRAGGMGLISGRKAFQKPLIEGIDLLNAIQDVYLCEEISVA
- a CDS encoding GGDEF domain-containing protein, which encodes MVDPSFEDFLFELFLIDSDLKLLKYGKSFSKLPGNPKNLREGVKITEYLVMGEDRKIIEKEMRRKISENSEFEMTFDIAAGERRRRVFVKFLPVEFKENSRGAICSVFDLGAVQESFSNGAEDTRKDLQNVIERRASNLSKTNKMLIDELKRKQVVEEELRYFASTDSLTGIYNRRAGLLFLDHRIRESMDNNTPFQICFVDVNNLKEINDSYGHNEGDYLLVKLTEILNQSIRESDVIFRLGGDEFIIIFHALALENTKNIWKRVDKNLGKYNESSQKKYEISVSYGFATFDPSKPKTIEELISFADFEMYREKEKFHKRQES
- a CDS encoding biotin transporter BioY, producing the protein MTFAGVIGEKIKYPKAFFEISLLITGTLILAVSAQINVRTPISPVPFTFQTMAVLLLGAALGSKRGAFCIALYIFEGLTGLPVFAGGLSGFAHIMGPTGGYLLGFIFAAYAVGYFSEKKFDRNIFKFFFLLMSGNFIVYFFGMMWLGVFTGYNKVFALGAAPFILPDLLKTVLSAFILPLAWRIVGRR
- a CDS encoding RNA-binding protein; translated protein: MQDSRLYVGNLAYSVTKEELQSLFQEFGEVKEINIIEGKGFGFVEMSDSNSASKAKDSLDGKEFKSRNIKVSEARPKRNDKPRNNYRKGYGRN
- a CDS encoding SOS response-associated peptidase, yielding MCGRFAIKSTLEELKKDFKAKTSKDFNSNSVKIPSFNISPGNNIVILLEPSEIKVVKWGLVPYWSKEENSMYGMINARSESLSEKKSFSRPFREKRCAVLADGYFEWKNDGRTKTPYYFKLKTGETMAFAGIYDVWSKNPDFKLLSAAIITVEAQGDLRSIHERAPAIIRRENLDMWLDNCFFDIEKLQGLLKKAEFKDIEFYEVTKKVNWTKYDFPDCVEPL